The genomic DNA CTCGCCGTGAACCACCGGTCGCCGATGGGAGTATCGGAATTCATTCCGATATGCATGTCGGGCGCTAAGCCCGACAATGCCTGCTGCCATGATTATTGCCGTCGGATCCATGCGTCGGCCCAAACTCAACGCCGTCTGGGAGGCGGCCAGCGCTTTCTGGCCGCTCATCTCCCCGGACGAGCCCTTTGAAGTCCTTGGCGTCGAAGTCTCCAGCGGCGTCGGGCACACGCCGCTGACGCGCGAGGATTTGATGAGCGGGGCCCGCTCCCGTGTCGAGCGGCTCATTCAAAAAGCGCAGGCGGAAAAGCAACCGTGGAGATTTCTGGTGGGGCTCGAAGGAGGGTTCGACGTCGTTCGAAGAGACAAGGACAGGTTGGTGTTCCTGGAAAGCTGGGCCTACGTCTCCGATGGCCAGCGCG from Candidatus Acidiferrales bacterium includes the following:
- a CDS encoding inosine/xanthosine triphosphatase — protein: MPAAMIIAVGSMRRPKLNAVWEAASAFWPLISPDEPFEVLGVEVSSGVGHTPLTREDLMSGARSRVERLIQKAQAEKQPWRFLVGLEGGFDVVRRDKDRLVFLESWAYVSDGQRGSFGSGGSILIPEPIAKAVVDDGVELGHVIDRFAGKKELRDHEGAWGILTLNLIRRQDSFRTAVINAFAPFYNAGAYRPASRGDPGRRPD